A stretch of Rhizobium sp. TH2 DNA encodes these proteins:
- a CDS encoding bifunctional diguanylate cyclase/phosphodiesterase, with protein sequence MGNPSRRTSGKTFKESNLRFRYKVMLGVGVSLAIALFSGANAILNVRQVETSVNFSSDAASPLLIGVISLSESYQKLQSVFDPVMRNCASLEGATRYLASSEANQTTKLDSLKKLAGEANALKELKRYEFSGQKIFRTRQALLDICHKYTTSKSHFSSAENSIRIATNVVGLKASTNVIALEARLAELRRIKQTHLPRGTFSVYEISERRMEAEISEISRQIRDFYKVRILVAEIGSASVLVTNSNKSIDFQRKRKSFLIKMRSLEGVFEASRQYYESIGRAGEYAGTYAMVKQTRLMLDDGPRSLFKSAQALIEIDRAKQGLVLRLQREQGQYSVALLNIMDVAQRINRNAQARTEEDANWASWEIAATMAVAALFTLLVGWYFKNAVTRPLELLTNNVGRLGRALREDDDPVDISLLERGDEIGDLAIQFSRTFQLLTQARRELQESSRAEISLQRDRLNGAIENMPQGLYMLDSDGRIIVANRRLAHIYNLGDTGDLGGVTVKEFIELCRAKGAGVKRVISDDTEHDIRGRYQTSQRLVELDDGRIMTMKVMQLPDGGHVVTHEDITEKQVASEKIEHMAMHDGLTGLANRALFRKHVDQQIEKGADGEAALLFLDLDRFKIVNDTLGHPIGDALLVEVANRIRAILGADCFAARLGGDEFALHLTNTAQPIGAKKLAVDVTRCISEPFDIDGHHIIIGTSIGIALAPRDGTDADELLKNADMALYRAKQEGKGSYRFFEPDMDRKMRDWHEMERDLREAIVGQQFELYYQPLVSLDDRRILAFEALIRWHHPRRGFVSPADFIPVAEETGLINEIGRWVLDTATRQALQWPDDIAVAVNVSPVQFRTGQLQLKVVSALSHSGLEPERLMIEITEGVFLNDTDQTMAILGDLKLLGVKIAMDDFGTGYSSLSYIRKFRFDKIKIDQSFVRDLNDNPESMAIIRAVTNLCKDLGMVTVAEGVETAEHAAILAARRRRAIISAGRCGRPIRLLCSTCRSRFQRDPHSLRMSRLKRFQFAT encoded by the coding sequence ATGGGCAACCCGTCTAGGCGTACGAGCGGCAAGACGTTCAAGGAATCCAATCTCCGCTTTCGCTACAAGGTGATGCTGGGTGTGGGTGTGTCGCTTGCTATCGCTCTGTTTTCCGGTGCGAATGCCATCCTCAATGTTCGCCAGGTCGAAACCTCGGTCAACTTTTCCTCGGACGCCGCGTCTCCTTTGCTGATCGGCGTCATATCGCTGTCGGAAAGCTATCAGAAACTGCAGAGCGTCTTCGATCCAGTGATGCGCAATTGCGCCAGCCTGGAGGGGGCGACGCGTTATCTCGCGAGTTCCGAAGCCAATCAAACGACGAAGCTGGACAGTCTCAAGAAACTCGCCGGCGAGGCCAATGCGCTGAAGGAACTCAAGCGCTACGAATTCTCCGGCCAGAAGATCTTCCGCACGCGGCAGGCATTGCTCGACATCTGTCATAAATACACAACTTCCAAGAGCCATTTCTCCTCGGCCGAGAACTCGATCCGGATCGCCACCAATGTCGTGGGGCTGAAGGCGTCAACCAACGTAATCGCGCTCGAGGCGAGATTGGCCGAACTGCGGCGGATCAAGCAGACGCACCTGCCGCGCGGCACATTTTCCGTCTACGAGATCTCGGAGCGGCGGATGGAGGCCGAGATCAGCGAGATCAGCCGCCAGATCAGGGATTTCTACAAGGTCAGGATTCTCGTCGCCGAGATCGGCAGCGCCAGTGTGCTGGTGACCAATTCCAACAAATCGATCGACTTCCAGCGCAAGCGCAAGAGCTTCCTGATCAAGATGCGGTCGCTCGAAGGCGTCTTCGAGGCGTCGAGGCAATATTACGAAAGCATCGGCCGGGCAGGCGAATATGCCGGCACCTATGCCATGGTCAAGCAGACCAGGCTGATGCTGGACGACGGCCCGCGCTCGCTTTTCAAATCGGCGCAAGCGCTGATCGAGATCGACCGGGCAAAGCAAGGTCTGGTCCTGCGCCTGCAACGCGAGCAGGGGCAGTATTCGGTCGCACTTCTCAACATCATGGATGTAGCCCAGCGGATCAACCGCAATGCGCAGGCGCGGACCGAGGAAGATGCCAATTGGGCGAGCTGGGAAATTGCGGCAACCATGGCGGTCGCCGCGCTCTTCACGCTGCTGGTGGGCTGGTATTTCAAGAATGCCGTCACAAGGCCGCTCGAACTTCTTACCAACAATGTCGGCAGGCTTGGCCGCGCCCTTCGCGAGGATGACGATCCCGTCGATATCTCGCTGCTCGAACGCGGCGACGAGATCGGCGACCTTGCCATCCAGTTCTCCCGGACCTTCCAGTTGCTGACGCAGGCTCGCCGCGAACTGCAGGAAAGTTCGCGCGCCGAAATCAGCCTGCAGCGCGATCGGTTGAATGGCGCCATCGAGAACATGCCGCAAGGCCTCTACATGCTGGACAGCGACGGCAGGATCATCGTCGCCAACCGGCGCCTCGCCCATATCTATAATCTCGGCGATACCGGCGATCTCGGGGGCGTGACGGTCAAGGAATTCATCGAACTCTGCCGGGCCAAGGGTGCCGGCGTGAAGCGGGTGATTTCCGACGATACGGAACACGACATCCGAGGCAGATACCAGACATCGCAGCGGCTCGTGGAACTCGACGACGGCCGCATCATGACCATGAAGGTGATGCAGCTGCCAGATGGCGGGCATGTCGTCACCCACGAGGACATTACCGAAAAGCAGGTCGCCAGCGAAAAGATCGAGCACATGGCGATGCATGACGGATTGACCGGCCTCGCCAACCGCGCGCTGTTCCGCAAGCATGTCGACCAGCAGATCGAAAAAGGCGCGGACGGGGAGGCGGCGCTGCTGTTCCTCGATCTCGACCGGTTCAAGATCGTCAATGACACGCTCGGCCATCCGATCGGGGATGCGCTCCTCGTCGAGGTTGCGAACCGCATCCGCGCCATTCTCGGTGCCGACTGTTTCGCGGCCCGCCTGGGCGGCGATGAGTTCGCGCTCCATCTGACGAATACGGCCCAGCCGATCGGCGCCAAGAAGCTCGCCGTCGATGTGACGCGCTGCATTTCCGAGCCCTTCGATATCGACGGCCATCACATCATCATCGGCACGTCGATCGGCATCGCGCTCGCACCGCGCGACGGGACCGATGCAGACGAACTGCTCAAGAATGCCGACATGGCGCTTTACCGTGCCAAGCAGGAGGGCAAGGGCAGCTACCGCTTCTTCGAGCCCGATATGGATCGCAAGATGCGCGATTGGCACGAGATGGAACGCGATCTGCGCGAGGCGATTGTGGGCCAGCAGTTCGAACTCTATTATCAGCCGCTGGTGTCGCTTGACGACCGCCGGATCCTCGCTTTCGAGGCGCTGATCCGCTGGCATCATCCGCGCCGCGGCTTCGTCTCGCCGGCCGACTTCATTCCCGTGGCCGAGGAAACCGGGCTGATCAACGAGATCGGCCGCTGGGTGCTCGACACCGCCACGCGCCAGGCACTGCAATGGCCGGATGACATCGCCGTCGCGGTCAATGTCTCGCCGGTGCAGTTCCGGACCGGCCAGCTGCAGTTGAAGGTCGTGAGCGCGCTCAGCCATTCCGGGCTCGAGCCGGAGCGGCTGATGATCGAGATCACCGAAGGCGTGTTCCTCAACGACACCGACCAGACGATGGCGATCCTCGGCGACTTGAAATTACTCGGCGTGAAGATCGCGATGGACGATTTCGGCACCGGCTATTCATCGCTGAGCTATATCCGCAAGTTCCGCTTCGACAAGATCAAGATCGACCAGAGTTTCGTCCGCGACCTCAACGACAATCCGGAATCGATGGCGATCATCCGGGCCGTGACCAATCTTTGCAAGGATCTCGGCATGGTGACGGTGGCCGAGGGCGTCGAGACAGCCGAACATGCCGCGATCCTGGCTGCGAGACGGCGCAGGGCTATCATTTCGGCCGGCCGATGCGGGCGGCCGATAC
- a CDS encoding Fur family transcriptional regulator has translation MSEASALTKNQALVLGALKAASSPKSAYDILDDLRGDGFRAPLQVYRALEKLTEFGLVHRLESLNAFVACTDPHDHAAHEHGITAFAICEDCGTVTEFHDQGIEGRLHAWQSAKDFKPEKTTIEIRGHCKDCS, from the coding sequence ATGAGCGAAGCAAGCGCACTTACAAAAAACCAGGCGCTCGTTCTCGGCGCCCTCAAGGCGGCATCGTCGCCCAAAAGTGCCTATGACATTCTCGACGACCTGCGCGGCGACGGTTTTCGCGCGCCGCTTCAGGTCTACCGGGCGCTGGAAAAGCTGACGGAGTTCGGGCTGGTTCACCGGCTCGAAAGCCTCAACGCCTTCGTCGCCTGTACCGACCCGCATGATCATGCGGCGCATGAGCATGGCATCACCGCCTTTGCGATCTGCGAGGACTGCGGAACCGTGACCGAATTCCACGATCAGGGCATCGAAGGCCGGCTGCATGCCTGGCAGAGCGCCAAGGATTTCAAGCCGGAAAAGACCACGATCGAGATTCGCGGTCACTGCAAGGACTGCTCGTAA
- the znuB gene encoding zinc ABC transporter permease subunit ZnuB, which yields MLDDFFTRALVAGVGLALTAGPLGCFIIWRRMSYFGDTMAHSALLGVALSLLLNLNLIVAVFVVASLVSLLLLFLQRAGSLSADTLLGILSHASLSVGLVLLAFMTWVRVDLVSFLFGDILAVGRADIDIIWGGGILVLMALVYLWRPLIASTVSEDLAEAEGLNPKRARLYFMLLLALVIAIAMKIVGILLITSLLIIPAATARRFASTPEVMAVVSSVVGAVAVVGGLFGSLKFDTPSGPSIVVAALALFVLSLLPFGSGWRNTEQEGAGR from the coding sequence ATGCTCGATGATTTCTTTACGAGGGCGCTGGTCGCCGGTGTCGGGCTCGCGCTCACCGCAGGGCCGCTCGGCTGCTTCATCATCTGGCGGCGCATGTCCTATTTCGGCGATACGATGGCCCATTCGGCGCTGCTCGGCGTTGCGCTCTCCCTGTTGCTTAATCTCAATCTCATCGTCGCGGTCTTCGTCGTGGCCTCGCTCGTCTCGCTGCTGCTGCTCTTTCTGCAGCGCGCGGGCTCGCTGTCGGCCGATACGCTGCTCGGTATCCTCTCGCATGCGTCGCTCTCGGTGGGTCTGGTACTGCTCGCGTTCATGACCTGGGTGCGGGTCGATCTGGTGAGCTTCCTGTTCGGCGATATCCTGGCCGTCGGCCGCGCCGATATCGACATCATCTGGGGCGGTGGCATCCTGGTGCTGATGGCACTCGTCTATCTCTGGCGTCCGCTGATCGCCTCGACCGTTTCGGAAGACCTCGCCGAAGCCGAGGGGTTGAACCCCAAGCGGGCACGGCTCTATTTCATGCTGCTGCTGGCGCTGGTGATCGCCATTGCCATGAAGATCGTCGGCATACTGCTGATCACGTCGCTGCTCATCATCCCGGCGGCAACGGCGCGGCGCTTCGCCTCGACCCCGGAGGTCATGGCGGTTGTTTCATCCGTGGTCGGCGCGGTCGCGGTGGTCGGCGGCCTGTTCGGGTCGCTGAAATTCGATACGCCTTCCGGCCCTTCGATCGTCGTCGCGGCGCTCGCGCTGTTCGTGCTGAGCCTGCTGCCTTTCGGATCGGGCTGGAGAAACACTGAGCAGGAAGGAGCAGGCCGATGA
- a CDS encoding metal ABC transporter ATP-binding protein, giving the protein MLQRNTDDRYLVSLDGAGVSRRGRWLVRGVSFDVRQGEIVTMIGPNGSGKSTSARMAIGLLRPDEGEVMTRPGLRIGYVPQKMAIDRTMPLTVERLMTLTGPLPRKEIDAALTETGVRHLARAEVQHLSGGEFQRALLARAIARQPDLLVLDEPVQGVDFAGEIALYELISAIRARSGCGVLLISHDLHVVMAATDTVICMNGHVCCRGTPEMVSQSEEYQRLFGARGAGALALYTHHHDHTHLPDGRVVHQDGSVTDNCHPEDGHHHDHVHGPDCGCGHDHSRLVRPKSLSEEQTDAR; this is encoded by the coding sequence ATGCTGCAGAGAAACACAGACGATCGGTACCTTGTGTCACTGGATGGCGCAGGCGTCAGCCGGCGCGGACGCTGGCTGGTGCGCGGCGTGAGCTTCGATGTCCGGCAGGGCGAGATCGTCACGATGATCGGCCCCAACGGGTCGGGCAAGTCGACGAGCGCGCGCATGGCGATCGGGCTTCTGCGCCCCGATGAAGGGGAGGTCATGACCCGGCCCGGCCTGCGCATCGGCTACGTGCCGCAGAAGATGGCGATCGACCGGACCATGCCGCTGACAGTCGAGCGCCTGATGACGCTGACTGGCCCGCTGCCGCGCAAGGAGATCGATGCGGCACTGACAGAGACCGGCGTCCGCCATCTCGCCAGGGCCGAGGTCCAGCATCTCTCGGGCGGCGAGTTCCAGCGCGCGTTGCTCGCCCGCGCCATCGCCCGCCAGCCGGACCTTTTGGTTCTCGATGAACCCGTGCAGGGCGTGGATTTCGCCGGCGAGATCGCGCTTTATGAACTGATTTCCGCGATCCGCGCCCGCTCGGGCTGCGGCGTGCTGCTGATCTCGCACGACCTGCATGTCGTCATGGCCGCCACCGACACGGTGATCTGCATGAACGGCCATGTCTGCTGCCGCGGGACGCCCGAAATGGTCAGTCAGAGCGAGGAATACCAGCGCCTGTTCGGCGCGCGCGGGGCTGGCGCCTTGGCGCTCTACACCCACCATCACGACCACACGCATCTGCCCGATGGCCGCGTCGTGCATCAGGACGGTTCGGTGACGGACAATTGCCATCCCGAAGACGGTCACCATCATGACCATGTCCATGGACCGGATTGCGGCTGTGGGCACGATCATTCGCGGCTGGTGCGGCCGAAATCCTTGAGCGAGGAGCAAACCGATGCTCGATGA
- a CDS encoding zinc ABC transporter substrate-binding protein has protein sequence MTKLSATLALIAGTVLFAPNVAQAAPDVVVSIKPIHSLVASIMEGVAEPGLILKGAGSPHTYQMKPSDADALQNATLIFWVGPEFERFMEKPMESLGDKAKVIELEKAAGLTLLPTRESGTFEPHADEEEHAGGEDHEEHDLHIWLSTANAKAMAAEIASSLAAADPANAAAYHQNLAKLDTKLDALAAEIKTTVAPVKDKPFIVFHDAYQYFEKEFGVNVAGSITVTPENMPGAARIAEIHEKLKTLGASCVFAEPQFEPKLIDVVLEGTQSKTGTLDPEAATLAEGPELYFNLMRGLAGSLKDCLSAG, from the coding sequence ATGACCAAGCTTTCCGCGACTCTGGCCCTGATCGCCGGCACGGTGCTCTTCGCGCCCAATGTGGCCCAGGCGGCACCCGATGTGGTCGTCTCGATCAAACCGATCCATTCGCTGGTTGCTTCAATCATGGAAGGCGTCGCCGAGCCGGGCCTCATCCTCAAGGGCGCCGGTTCACCACACACCTACCAGATGAAGCCGTCGGACGCCGATGCGCTACAGAACGCAACACTGATCTTCTGGGTCGGGCCGGAATTCGAGCGTTTCATGGAAAAACCCATGGAATCGCTCGGCGACAAGGCCAAGGTGATCGAACTCGAAAAGGCGGCCGGCCTCACCCTGCTGCCGACGCGCGAAAGCGGTACGTTCGAACCCCATGCCGATGAAGAGGAACATGCCGGCGGAGAAGATCACGAGGAGCACGATCTCCACATCTGGCTGAGCACGGCCAATGCCAAGGCGATGGCGGCCGAAATCGCCAGCTCGCTCGCCGCTGCCGATCCGGCCAATGCCGCTGCCTATCACCAGAACCTCGCAAAACTCGATACGAAACTTGATGCGCTGGCCGCAGAGATCAAGACGACCGTGGCGCCGGTGAAGGACAAGCCCTTCATCGTCTTCCACGACGCCTACCAGTATTTCGAGAAGGAATTCGGCGTCAATGTCGCGGGCTCGATCACGGTCACACCGGAGAATATGCCGGGCGCCGCACGCATCGCGGAAATCCACGAGAAGCTGAAGACGCTCGGCGCCAGTTGCGTCTTCGCCGAACCGCAGTTCGAGCCGAAGCTGATCGACGTCGTGCTCGAAGGGACGCAATCGAAGACCGGCACGCTTGACCCGGAAGCGGCCACGCTGGCCGAAGGTCCGGAGCTTTACTTCAACCTGATGCGCGGCCTCGCCGGATCGCTGAAGGATTGCCTTTCCGCCGGTTGA
- a CDS encoding glycosyl transferase yields the protein MHALKQPLPAEPSAFQERAMAAWQAGDSETVFASVNEAMALPGGAPPALLELLGHAFLKSDLPAEAAEAYATAAQMDGGGFPYLKRASAAWAMAGNEQQAFLTALQAQKLVADDPDIVFTLVKGFQLRGESELLDHFKNRLTSSSNPEHLLLAANLISAETRNPANLPLFKKLLAQHPDDHYTQFKLMAVAREFCDYETVLGQEAWLEGELAAGREWVFEGQTQFANLLHCGDERLNRLATNNVCIKGDPVPAARQIRRAMRHTWGGKIRIGYLSNDFGSTHATMRLARRVLELHDTSRFDVTLYCHSDDNLIARDDGGRAHWGRIVRVADLGAVETAERIRDDGIDILVDLKGHTGNSRRHALNHPAAPIHIGWLGFPGSTTGVDLDYVIGDRFVLPDSAMPHYHEKFLRMPGSYQPNDDTHRALPGKASRAELGLPEDAFVFGSFNSNRKITPQTLDLWAEILSRVPGSVLWAMIYHQTSQANFGNYLARKGIAAERVIFADAVGYDAHVTRITAADLGLDTFPYNGHTTTSDMLWAGLPVLTKRGTNFASRVSESLLNAAGLPELVAADDRAFVETAAELASNPGQLLRHRQHLCNQRNRLALFDSRKFCHDLERAYEIVIARARSGLEPDHIDI from the coding sequence ATGCACGCCCTGAAACAGCCCCTGCCTGCCGAACCATCGGCTTTCCAAGAGCGGGCCATGGCGGCTTGGCAGGCGGGCGATAGCGAGACGGTATTTGCCTCCGTCAACGAAGCGATGGCCCTGCCCGGCGGTGCGCCCCCTGCTTTGCTCGAACTTCTCGGCCATGCTTTCCTGAAATCGGACCTGCCCGCCGAGGCGGCCGAAGCCTATGCGACGGCAGCGCAAATGGATGGCGGCGGCTTTCCCTATCTCAAGCGCGCAAGCGCTGCCTGGGCGATGGCAGGCAATGAGCAACAGGCATTCCTCACCGCACTCCAGGCACAGAAGCTGGTGGCGGATGACCCCGATATCGTCTTCACGCTGGTCAAGGGCTTCCAGCTGCGCGGCGAGAGCGAACTGCTCGACCATTTCAAGAACCGCCTCACTTCGAGCAGCAACCCCGAACACCTGCTTCTCGCAGCGAACCTGATCAGCGCCGAGACACGCAACCCCGCCAACCTCCCCCTGTTCAAGAAGCTGCTGGCCCAGCACCCCGACGACCACTACACACAGTTCAAGCTGATGGCCGTGGCGCGCGAGTTCTGCGACTACGAGACGGTTCTCGGTCAGGAGGCTTGGCTGGAGGGTGAACTTGCAGCCGGCCGCGAATGGGTTTTTGAAGGCCAGACGCAATTCGCGAACCTGCTCCATTGCGGCGACGAGCGGCTCAATCGTCTCGCGACCAACAATGTCTGCATCAAGGGCGACCCGGTACCGGCCGCGCGGCAGATCAGGCGCGCCATGCGCCACACATGGGGCGGGAAAATCCGCATCGGTTACCTCTCGAACGATTTCGGCAGCACGCACGCCACGATGCGGCTGGCGCGGCGGGTGCTGGAACTGCACGATACATCGCGTTTCGACGTGACGCTTTACTGCCATAGCGACGACAACCTGATCGCCCGCGACGATGGCGGGCGCGCGCATTGGGGCCGGATCGTGCGGGTCGCCGACCTCGGCGCCGTGGAGACCGCCGAGAGAATCCGCGATGACGGCATCGACATCCTCGTCGATCTCAAGGGCCATACCGGCAATTCCCGCCGCCATGCGCTCAACCATCCCGCCGCACCGATCCACATCGGCTGGCTCGGCTTTCCCGGATCGACCACCGGCGTCGACCTCGACTACGTGATCGGCGACCGCTTCGTGCTGCCCGACAGCGCCATGCCGCATTACCACGAGAAGTTCCTCAGGATGCCCGGGAGCTACCAACCCAATGACGACACGCACCGGGCTCTCCCCGGAAAGGCCTCACGGGCCGAGCTCGGGCTTCCAGAAGATGCTTTTGTCTTCGGAAGCTTCAATTCCAACCGCAAGATCACGCCGCAAACGCTTGATCTCTGGGCGGAAATTCTATCACGCGTGCCGGGCTCCGTCCTCTGGGCGATGATCTACCACCAGACCAGCCAGGCGAATTTCGGGAACTATCTGGCGCGGAAAGGCATAGCGGCCGAGCGGGTGATCTTCGCCGACGCGGTCGGTTACGACGCCCATGTCACCCGCATCACCGCCGCCGATCTGGGGCTCGACACGTTCCCCTATAACGGCCACACGACGACATCGGATATGCTTTGGGCCGGGTTGCCGGTGCTGACCAAGCGCGGCACGAACTTCGCCTCGCGCGTGTCGGAAAGCCTGCTCAACGCCGCCGGATTGCCGGAACTGGTCGCCGCGGACGACCGGGCCTTCGTGGAGACGGCCGCGGAACTTGCATCGAATCCGGGACAACTGCTCCGTCATCGTCAACATCTTTGCAACCAGCGCAACAGGCTTGCGCTTTTCGACTCACGAAAATTCTGCCACGATCTGGAGCGCGCCTACGAAATTGTGATCGCGCGGGCGCGAAGCGGGCTGGAGCCGGACCATATTGATATATAG
- a CDS encoding glycoside hydrolase family 43 protein has protein sequence MIVNPILPGFNPDPSICRVGDDYYIATSTFEWFPGVQIHHSRDLANWTLAIRPLNRKSQLDMRGNPDSCGVWAPCLSYADGFFWLVYTDVKRFDGSFKDAHNYIVTAPAIEGPWSDPVYVNSSGFDPSLFHDEDGRKWFMQQQWNHRREAFNTPGRHPAFDGILCQEWDAKTKKLVGPIHNIFGGTELGLVEGTHIFRKNGWYYITAAEGGTGYDHAISMGRSKNVLGPYELHPDKYLVTSKDAPDAVLQRAGHGQYVETPAGEAYVTHLLGRPLPPHRRCTLGRETGIQKITWHDDGWPRLAHGSMVPAVEVPAPNDAVTSERPRTVSYGFNESTLHADFQWLRTPEPERLFSTTARPGHLRLTARESIGSWFEFSLVARRQEDHRFRAETVVEFSPETYQQTAGLTYYYNRYKFHAIGITLHEKLGRVLVIQSCPGDYPSGKLTFPIESGIVIPDGRIHLGVEVIDNDLQFYWHAEGESGWQKVGPVLDGGVVSDEGGVGEHGSFTGAFVGMFAYDITGGGKVADFDSFSYQRL, from the coding sequence ATGATCGTCAACCCCATCCTACCGGGCTTCAACCCGGACCCTTCGATCTGCCGTGTCGGCGACGACTATTACATTGCCACTTCGACCTTCGAATGGTTCCCGGGTGTTCAGATCCATCATTCCCGCGATCTCGCCAACTGGACGCTCGCAATCCGCCCGCTCAATCGCAAGAGCCAGCTCGACATGCGCGGCAATCCTGACTCCTGCGGCGTCTGGGCGCCATGCCTGTCCTATGCTGACGGCTTTTTCTGGCTGGTCTATACCGACGTCAAGCGTTTCGACGGCTCGTTCAAGGACGCGCATAACTACATCGTCACCGCGCCCGCGATCGAAGGGCCGTGGTCGGACCCGGTCTATGTGAATTCCTCGGGTTTCGATCCGTCGCTCTTCCACGACGAGGATGGCCGCAAATGGTTCATGCAGCAACAGTGGAACCATCGCAGGGAAGCTTTCAACACGCCCGGCCGGCATCCCGCTTTTGACGGTATCCTGTGCCAGGAATGGGACGCGAAGACGAAGAAGCTCGTCGGGCCGATCCACAATATCTTCGGCGGCACCGAGCTCGGCCTGGTCGAGGGCACGCATATCTTCCGCAAGAACGGCTGGTACTACATCACGGCCGCCGAGGGCGGAACGGGTTACGACCATGCGATCAGCATGGGCCGGTCGAAGAATGTCCTCGGACCTTACGAACTCCATCCGGACAAATACCTGGTGACCTCGAAAGACGCACCGGATGCCGTGCTGCAGCGCGCCGGGCACGGGCAATATGTCGAGACGCCGGCGGGTGAGGCGTACGTGACGCATCTCTTAGGCCGGCCGCTGCCACCGCATCGGCGCTGCACGCTCGGCCGCGAGACCGGCATCCAGAAGATCACCTGGCACGATGATGGCTGGCCGCGGCTGGCGCATGGAAGCATGGTGCCTGCGGTCGAAGTGCCGGCGCCGAACGATGCCGTGACCTCGGAGCGGCCGAGGACGGTAAGCTACGGCTTCAACGAAAGCACGCTGCATGCCGATTTCCAATGGCTGCGGACTCCGGAACCCGAGCGGCTGTTCTCGACGACGGCGAGACCGGGACATCTGCGGCTCACTGCCCGCGAAAGCATCGGCTCGTGGTTCGAATTCTCGCTTGTCGCGCGGCGGCAGGAGGATCACCGGTTTCGTGCCGAAACGGTGGTGGAATTCTCGCCCGAGACCTACCAGCAGACGGCGGGCCTGACCTATTACTACAATCGCTACAAGTTCCATGCGATCGGCATCACCCTGCACGAAAAGCTCGGCCGGGTGCTGGTCATCCAGTCCTGCCCGGGCGACTACCCCTCAGGCAAGCTGACATTCCCGATCGAGAGTGGCATCGTGATCCCGGATGGCCGCATTCATCTTGGCGTCGAAGTCATCGATAACGACCTGCAATTTTACTGGCATGCCGAGGGTGAGAGCGGCTGGCAGAAGGTCGGCCCGGTGCTCGATGGCGGTGTGGTGTCGGATGAGGGAGGGGTGGGCGAGCATGGCTCGTTCACAGGCGCCTTCGTGGGCATGTTCGCCTATGATATTACGGGGGGCGGTAAGGTCGCGGATTTCGACAGTTTCAGCTACCAGCGACTCTGA
- the mgrA gene encoding L-glyceraldehyde 3-phosphate reductase, whose protein sequence is MAWQPADNRYEKMKYNRLGKSGLKLPAISLGLWHNFGGDTRHELKREICRTAFDLGITHFDLANNYGPPPGSAETAFGEIMRTDFQGYRDELIVSSKAGYDMWKGPYGEWGSRKYLIASCDQSLKRTGLDYFDIFYSHRFDPETPLEETMMALDQIVRSGRALYVGISSYNSKRTKEAYKILKELGTPFVIHQPSYSMINRWIEEDGLIDTLEDLGLGSIVFSPLAQGMLTAKYLGGIPEGSRAVQEKSLNPDFLNEKNVENIRALNRIAEKRGQTLAQMALAWVLRGGRITSALIGASKPSQVVDCVAAIETPDFSKSELEEIDKYAKEADINLWAASAERKGPARKKK, encoded by the coding sequence ATGGCCTGGCAGCCAGCCGACAATCGTTACGAAAAGATGAAATACAATCGCCTCGGCAAGAGCGGGCTGAAGCTCCCGGCGATCTCGCTCGGCCTTTGGCACAATTTCGGCGGCGATACCCGCCACGAACTCAAGCGCGAGATCTGCCGCACGGCCTTCGACCTCGGCATCACCCATTTCGACCTCGCCAACAATTACGGCCCGCCTCCGGGCAGCGCCGAGACAGCGTTCGGCGAGATCATGCGCACGGATTTCCAGGGCTATCGCGACGAATTGATCGTCTCGTCCAAGGCCGGCTACGATATGTGGAAGGGCCCCTATGGCGAATGGGGCAGCCGCAAATACCTGATCGCCTCCTGCGACCAGAGCCTGAAGCGCACGGGCCTCGATTATTTCGATATATTCTATTCGCACCGCTTCGATCCCGAGACGCCGCTTGAAGAGACGATGATGGCGCTCGACCAGATCGTGCGTTCGGGCAGGGCGCTTTATGTCGGCATCTCGTCCTACAATTCCAAGCGGACCAAGGAAGCCTACAAGATCCTCAAGGAACTCGGTACGCCCTTCGTCATCCACCAGCCGAGCTATTCGATGATCAACCGCTGGATCGAGGAAGACGGCCTGATCGACACGCTGGAAGATCTCGGCCTCGGTTCGATCGTCTTCTCGCCGCTCGCCCAGGGCATGCTGACCGCCAAATATCTCGGGGGCATTCCCGAGGGTAGCCGCGCGGTGCAGGAAAAGTCGCTCAACCCGGATTTCCTCAACGAAAAGAACGTCGAGAATATCCGCGCGCTGAACCGCATCGCCGAGAAGCGCGGCCAGACGCTGGCCCAGATGGCGCTCGCCTGGGTGCTGCGCGGCGGCCGCATCACCTCGGCGCTGATCGGCGCATCCAAGCCGAGCCAGGTTGTGGATTGCGTGGCGGCGATCGAGACGCCCGATTTCAGCAAGTCGGAGCTCGAAGAGATCGACAAATATGCGAAGGAGGCCGACATCAACCTTTGGGCGGCTTCGGCGGAGCGCAAGGGGCCAGCGCGGAAGAAGAAGTAG